The stretch of DNA GCCATCGCCGGCCGCTGGGGCGCCATGTTCGGTGGGTTCGGCGTAGGAGCGGGATTCTTCTACGTTCCGACGATCCTTCCGACCATCGTGACGGGATTGCTGTAAGGGTTCGCTGAGATGGAGCGGCTGCGCGCCGCCTGGTTTCTCGCTACGGTGGAGACACCGGATCGCTGGGTCAACGATAACTGCACTTCAAACCGATACGTGCGTCTGGGGAGGGCGTTCATGAAAACGATCAGCAAACATGTAAAGAAATTCGCGTCGATGGCGATAGTTCTCGGCATGGTCATGTTCGCCAGCTTCGTGGTGCTGGCAATCCCGGCTCATGCCGGTGCGGATGCCACATTCACGCCGCTGGTGACGTTGATCACCAATTATATGCAGGGTTCGCTCGGTTTGTTGCTCGCCCTTGTGGCGGCCACCTATGGGCTGGTGTCGGCCATCGCCGGCCGCTGGGGCGAAATGTTCGCCGGGTTTGGCGTGGGAGCCGGATTCTTCTACGTTCCGACGATCATTCCGACCATCGTGACGGGATTGCTATAGCCGGTATTGAGATGGGGCGGCCGGGCCGCCCCATCTTTCTTCCCAAGGAGGGACTGCTGTGGGTACCTTTATCCCGAGATACATGGATGCGCTTCCCCAAATTCTTTGGTGGGAGTTGGATGAACTGGTGATTCTCTTTCTGTCTTTTTTCCTCGGTCTGATTACACGCCAGCTCACCACGCTCTTGATCGTCGGTGTCATTAGCACATTCATTCTTGCGAAGCTCAAGAACGGCAAGAGTGATGGCTTTATTTTTCATTTGGCCTATTGGTATGGCGTTCCGTCTTTTGCGATCAAAGGCGTGCCTTCAGGGGCGATTCGGGAGTTCGTTGAGTAGGAGACTGTGATGAAAATCGAACTGTGGAAATCATTGTTGCATACCAGGCAGATGCTCATCGTGTTTATGGCGTTGATCATCCTTCTATTGTCTGGTGCGTTGGTAACCAACGGCATCTTTCGAAGCCATGAAGTGCTTCACATCGTGCCGATGCAGATTCAGCAGGCGTACTCGGCGAGTGCCATGGATGGGGATGAACAGTATCGGAAGGCCATCGCGCTCTCGCTATTGCCATGGATTGCCAATGTCACTCCCGCGTCAGTCGAATACACCCATAAATTGTTCATGAGTTATGTCCCTCCAGATTTGTACGGGGTCATGGGAGAGTCGCTCGGAGCTGAAGCGGTGTATGTGAAGAAACATAACTTGAACCGAGTGTTTTTCCCAACAGCGACTCGGGTGAGCGGAGACGAAATCATCATTCAGGGAATGGAGCGCCGGTTTGTTGGCAAAACTGAAACCCAAGAGGAAGAACGTGAATATCACATCAAGCTGCGTTTTCAAGACTGGAAGCCGTGGGTTGTTGCTGTGCGTGGTATCCATCTGGATCGCACTAACAACGCCGATGGAAAGTCTGGCGAGTCAGAGGCTGGTCATAACGGGTGACAGTCCGCAGCAGATCGTCCTCTCCAGTCGTGATCTGAACGTGCTTGTGTTTCCCAGCCAGGTCACGAGCGCTGTGACCTCAAAGACGGACCTCCAGGCTGACAAAGATGGTCGGAATGTGATCGTCCGTGCGCGAACCGGGCCTGCCGATTTAATCATCACGGCAGGTTCCCTCACCTACGTGTTTGAAATCACTGTTCGGCCTGCGCTGAGCGCGCAGATGATCAATATCGATGACTTTCGCGGTGCCGCTATGGATCGTGACGCGGATCCGATCCGACATGCAGCTGACTACCAAGATGGGTTACTCGAAGTCATTAACCTTGTGGCGAAGGGTTCGATTCCAAAAGGTTACTTTGCCTCGACGATCCCTCAAGAATTTTATCCCAAGTGGCTCGAACTCAAAGTGTTGAATGCGGTCGAGTACAGAGGGCCGAAGTACCGTGTCACCGTCTATGTGCTCGAGAACATCGCGCAGACCAAGTACACGATTCGTCAGCCTGAATTCTACACCGGTCGTCAAAAAGCCATTGCGCTTGATCGTCAGGTTGTCGAACCGGGTGAGCGTGTAGAGATTCTGATTACCGATGATACGCCTCCTATTCGAGAAAAGGCGGCACCGAAGATCGATCCAGATTCCAAGAACTAGTTTGGGAGTAGGGGGGAGATTTGCACCATGACGACCTTATCCGGACAGACTGGCCCGGTGTTACAGCCGGGCGATCCCATCAAAGCGGAAAAGACGACCCCATCGTCGAAAACCTTAGTGACCGCGGCTGTGGTGATCGGATTTGTTGCCCTGGCGATCGTACTGAGTCAATTTCGTACTCCGCCCGATGCTGTAGTCGCGACAAAGGCACCAAAGACGATCTCTATTGATACTGAAAAGGTTGACAAGGAGATCTTCCTCAAACAGGCCGGTTCCCGGATTGAGGCGTTGGAAGTAGAGAATGATGTGCTGCGTCGAACACTGGATCTTGACCATAAAACTCAAGATGAGATCAGAAAACAGATCTCTGATTTATCAAAGCAGATCGGGAGTGTCCAGCGTTCCGGCGGAGTGACATTCGCGCCCGGCGATGGTAAGGGCGCTCGGCCGTCCGGCATGCCTCCGCTGCCGCCTCCATTGGCCCCTGGAGGGGCGTCTGTACAGCCAGCGGCCTTTCCTCTTCCGAAGGGTGGTGTACCTGGTGCACTTCCAGCAGGGCGTCCGGGCGCAACGGGTGTTCAGGCCGGTGGGGCCGTTGACCTTCCACAAGATGGGATCCGTGTGCTCTTTAAGACTGATCCTGCGACGGTGAAGAAAGCCTCTGAGAAGAAACTGTGGTTGAACACCGGCGCGATTATCCCGGTCAAATTGTTGTCCGGGATGGATGCCCCCGCGAAAACTGCGAGTGGGGCCGGTGCTGGTGGAGCCTCACAAAACAGTCCCTATCCCGTGTTGATGGTCGTTCGGGATCTCATGAAGCTCCCGAATGAAGTCATGGTCGATGCTCGTGAGTGTTTCATCCTTGGTGAAGGGGTGGGGGAACTCTCGAGTGAGCGTGTGCAAATACGAGGTACTGCGATCTCGTGTGTCAAGCAGAATGGCGAAGCCGTCGACCTTGATCTGAGAGGATTCGTCAACGGTGAAGACGGCAAGCTCGGCTTGCGCGGCCGAGTCGTGATGAAAGAGGGTGCATTACTGGGTCGGACGCTACTGGCTGGTTTCGTTTCAGGGATTTCACAGGCATTTATGCCGTATCAGCAAGGGTTCGTTATCGCTCAAAGCCCCAACCAGGCATTTAATCTTCCTTCAGCCGGTCCGCTTGCCATGGCCGGGGCAGCGGGCGGCATGGGACAAGCGGCTCGGTTTCTCGCCCGACATTACAGCATGATGGCTGCCTCGGTCTTTCCGGTGATCGAGATCGATGCCCAACGTGAGGTGGACTTCATTGTCGGGACTGGTCGCGAACTGGTGGATTACTTCCTGTAACGGCGTGAGTTCGTCGGGCAGTCATTATTGAAGGGGGTTCATATGTCGACAACAAAAAGAGTGGGTGTTGGATTGACAGTCGCGGTGATGGTGGTCTGTGAGGTCATCGCATTCGGTCAAGTTTCCCAAGGGAGTGAACGGAGTGATGTACCGCAAATGCTCCAATCCACAATGGAACAGAAGTTTCCGGGAATGAAACTGCGTCGCGTGGCGAAGACTGAAATCCCGAGTTGGTATCTCGTTGAGACTGAGTCGGATAGTCCGGAAGGGCTGTGGTACGTCCATGAGAGTGGTCGGTATGTGTTAGCAGGCGGGATGTTTGACATTCAACTTGGTCGCAACGTGACTCAGGAATATCTGAGAGAGCGGGAGCGCAGAGTGCTTGATTCACTGGATCTGAGCAAGACGATCCTCCTCCAGCCTGAGTCCCCGAAGATTACAAAACCTCTTTTAGTTGTCGATGATCTGGACTGCCCGGTTTGTCAGAAGCTGCATCCGGAAATCAAGAAGCTGGTTTCCTCAGGGATTCCTGTCGCCGTTCTGCTGCATCCCCTGACCACGATTCACCCCGATGCCTATCGGAAATCAGTGGCGGTCTGGTGTTCTTCTGACCGTGCTGCCTCGCTGGATAAGGCCTTGACTGCTCAGCCTATCGAGAATCCAGCACAGCTTTGTCAGCATCCGGTTGATGACATTTTGAAGTTTGGCCGGCGCCTCAAATTGCACAAGACTCCTACTGTGTTCCTGCCGAGCGGTCAACGTCTGGAAGGATTTGTCTCAGCAGAGCAATTGTTATCGATGCTTCAACTCGATGCGTCCAAACCGTGATCTGAGGCTGTGTTTGTCCTCAAAGGAGTAACGTCCCATGATGTCCTCTCGCAGGCAAGTCAATCTTCTGGGCTATGAGTCCATGCACCAGTTCTTCTTTCCGGTTGTGAAGGGGCTCGCCCTCCTCTTGTTGGGGACATTGACTGCGTGCGGAGGGGGGTACCAATCAGATTTCTCGTGCAAAGGCTACCCGGATCAGGCGATTTGCGAATCGGTTTCCATGGCGTATGCGAATCGGTTTGATAAACCGGCAATGGTGACTGAGAAACATGGAGGCAATTCCTCATCTGATCATGGGGATTCGAAAGCTGCGCAGGATCTCCCGTTGCCGGTGAATGGCGCCTTTGCTGGTCGAGCGGAATCCTTTCTCGGCAAGCCGATCGTGACCCCTGCGAAGACTCTCCAGGTGTGGATCGCGCCATGGCAGGATGCGAAGGGTCGTCTCCACGAAGCGACGATTGTCTATCAAGTGGTAGAAGGTCCCCGATTTGTTTATGGACATCAATTTGGAGGCAAGGGAGCAGCCGCGTCATCCTATGGTCGATCTCGCGAGTTTATCCCTCGGAACTCCCGAATGGTGGAGCCGCCGAGTACTCGCAATCGTGCGGGTGGTCCGGCTACGGCTTCAGGTTTGTCGGCGGTTCAATCTCATGAGCCAACCGGAGGTCCAACGGGTGGAGCGGAACATCCGCCTACGATGTCTCCTCTGCCACAGGGTTTGCCGCAAATGCCGGTTCCTGGTGGGGCGTCTCCGTACATGCTGGAGGATGGACCCCTGGGATTACCGACAATGCCATAAGTTGATCGTGGGAAGTCGTGGGGGGGCCTCCATTGTTATGGGCTAAGAACAAGAAAGGTAGGACATGTCGACCATACTAGAAACTCGCGTGAAACAGACAGTTGAGCGGACCTCGTTGAGTGAATGGCTTCCCTATGAGGCTTACGACGAGAAGAATCGTGTCTATCGAATGGATGATGGCCGCATCGGAATCCTATGGGCCAGCCGACCGATCTTAGGGCTTGATGAAGGGCGGATTCAAAAGCTGACCAACTTGTTTGAGTCGGATCTTCCTATCGGAACCACCTTTCAATTCATGCTCCATGCGTCCCCTATAATCGAACCGTGCTTGGATCAGCATGTGGTGCTTGCCGAACGGGGGACTCAGAGCCCCGAACATCATGCTGCTGCCCGTGCCAAGAAGGAGTTTTATCTGCACGCGAGAGATACATCTCTGATTCCAAATCCTCCCCTAAAGCCTCGTGACATCACACTCTATGTCTCCATTACGATGCCGGTAAAGGATATCAATCCTGATGGGTGGGACGAAGAATCGGTCTATCAGGCCTTAGATGGGATCGAAGAACAGCTTCGCACGATGGGACTGTTGCCTCAGCGTGTACCTCCGCTCCAGTTTCTCTGGCTACTTCATGTCTTATTGAATCCCGGCCATTCATGGAACGATCGTCCCCCTGGCTACTCAGATGAGATTCTCCTTCGTGATCAAGCCGTGCGGTTGGATACGGTGATGAACGTCAAAACCAAAATGCTGGAACTTGACAATAAATTCGTCAAGACCATGACCATCCAATCGTGGCCCCTTCATTGGCACGGAGGGCGTAATCGGGAGTTCATCGGTAGCTTGATGAAGCTGACCGATCAGCTCATTTGCCCCTTCTTCATCACATTAAACGTACTGAAGTTGGATCAAGTTTCAGAAAAGGCACGATTCAACAAGAAACATCTGGTGATCTCCAATCAAGCTAAAGGGTTGTTTCTGAACCTCATTCCCGTGTTTCGCTCAAAGCTCGAACATTCCAATGCGATGGCGGTAGAGATCGAGAATAGTCGTCAGTTTATTGGCCAGTTTTTCCAAGTGGCGATCTATGCCGATTCTCCTCGGCAGGCGCAACAACAAGCGGACTCCATGAAGTCCATCTATCGCGCGATGGATATCAATCTTCAGGACGATTTCTTCATTGGCTTGAAGATTTTCCTCTGCGGCCTGCCGATGGCGTTGCCTTCTGACGCCAAGCTTTTGCGGGATGGGTTGCGCCGACTCAAGACGGTGCACACCGCTGTTCCCGCGCATTGTGCGCCATTGGTGGGGGATTGGAAGGGGGGCGGCTCCCCGGTCCTCTTATACACGTCCCGCTCCGGACAGGTTGTCTCACTCGATCTCTTTGCGAATCAACAAGGTAATTATAATTTTTCGGCGATTGCGACGTCCGGTGCCGGAAAGTCGTTCTGGATGAATGACTTGATCGAGAACTATCTGCAGGTGGGTGGGCGTGGATGGATTATCGATGCCGGGTATAGCTACGTCAAACTATGTGAACTTCGCAAGGGCCAGTATATCCAATATGCGAAGCAAGGGGCGAAGCTGTGTTTCAACCCATTCTCCAAGCTCGTGCATTGGGGTGATGGCTCCAGCGCCTATGACGATGATTATGCCGATGAGATGGAGCGAGCAAAGGATCGTGCAGATGAATTCTGGTCGTTGGTTGCGATCCATGCCCAGATGGTGAGTCCGTCGCAGAAACTGAACGATGTACAGATGGCCCTCCTCGAGGAAGCCATTCAGTTCGTCCTTCAGGACGAAGGCAATAGTGGAACGCCCACGCACGTAATGATGCGTCTTCGAGAATCGAAGGATGATCGCGCACAGGATATGGCGTTAGTTCTGCAGAAGTTTTCCAAGGGCGGTATGTACGAGCATCTGTTCAATCGGGTGAACAATATCAATTTTGAAAATGATTTGGTGGTGATGGAGATGGACGGGCTAGGAGACCAGAAAGCTCTAGGCTCTGTCCTCCTGCTCTCGGTCCAGATGAGCATTCAAAGCGCCATGTTTGAAAAAACGAATAAAGGACGCCGTAAGTTCTTGGTCATGGATGAAGCGTGGGATCTCCTCTCGGATGGGGGAAACTGCGGTCCGTTTTTCGAAAAGGCTGTGCGCCGGGTCAGAAAATATGGGGGATCGATTGGAACCATTACCCAGAACATTGATGACTATGACGTGAAGATGAAGGAAGTCGGGATGGCTCTGTTGGGGAATTCCGATTTCAAGCTCCTACTGAAGCAACATCCCGAGAGTATCGAAAGCATGCGGCGTACTGGAAAGATCAAGCTGAACGATTTCGAGTATTCCCTTTTGGAGAGCGTGGACCGGGGAAGGGGATATTCGGAGATCTTTGCCATCACGCCCTTTGGTCGAGGTGTTGTCCGCCTGGTGGTCCCACGACAGACCCAGTTGCTCTACACGACCGATCCCGATGAACTCCATATGATTGCACAGGTTCGAAAGGAACATGGCGAGGATCTGAGTATTACCGAGGTCATCAAGATCATGATTCAAGAGGAACACCGTCGGAGCGGTCAATCAGCGCGGACTACTTAGTTGGTGCCGTCTGGGAGGAATGTGATGAATGCAGATATGGTTGTCACGCAACCCAAAATACAGGTAGCCGGCAGGATTACTCGCTGGATCGATGAGCATCCTCGTGTGTTTTGGGGAATGGTCTTTGTCTATGCGGCGATCTTTACGTTGGCCGCTATTTCTCCTTGGTATCAAATTCATATGCGAGATCAGGAGAGCTGGCCGTTTCATACGGTGTTCTTGATTAAGAAGGGGAGGTTGCCTGAACGCGGGGAGTTGGTAGCTTTCCAGCTACGGGAGGAATACGTCGAGCGCATTGAACCCCATGCTCCGAGAACACAAATACCCGTGAATACGATGTGGATGAAGCGAGTCTTGGGTATGCCTGGGGATCGGGTGGATGTTGTTGAGAATCAAGTGGTGATCAACGGACAACCGGTTGCGTCTGGACTCGGTCGTGATCGTTTTGGTGTTCCGATCTACCTCACGAGTTTCCGCGGGGAGATTCCACTACATCAGTATTATGTCTCTCTTCCTCATCCGCGGTCTTTTGATTCGCGATATTACGGGATGGTGAAAGAAAGTGACGTGATCGGTCTTGCAGTTCCCTTGTTCTAGTCTATCTCGTAAACCTGGGTGTGGGACTTGTTTCGGGGATTCTTCGCCCAGGCGATTCGGCCTCTTGCTCTTACGCCGGGGCACGGTCTTACAGTTCTTGATCATAGCTACATGTCCACGTTGTTCTAGGAGGTTCGTTCAATGATGCCGCTGCATCTCCTTGTAGCCAATCTGGTTCTGGGTCTCGGTATTGTTTCTTCCTGGCCGGTTCTGGCTGGGCAAATGACTCCAAGTCAAACACCATCAGAAAAGACCCATCAACAGATCGCTTCTGAAATTGCGCGATATTCAAGGCAGCACGTACAGCAGACGATGCCGTCGAAAACACCGAAAGAGATGCGGAAGGATGGCGTGTATTTGCTCGTGTCGTTCTCAATGCCTGAAGAAACTCTCAAAGAGTACTTCCGTCAAGCAAAGCAGCTGGGCGCGCGTGTGCTGATTCAGGGCCTGGTGAACAATTCCTTTAAGGAAACACAGACCCGAATCATGCGGATTTATATGACAGCTGAAAATCAGCCCGATGAGTCGACACATGCCGGTATCGCCATTGATCCTGTGATATTTCGGAAAGCGTCCGTGTCGGGAGTTCCAGCGTTAGTCTTTTGGTCTGAGGATCATTATTGGATGGCCTCAGGGGCGGGGAGCGTTGAGTACTTGCTTCGTGTGCTTGCGAGACATGATCGGCAATTAGATTCTTGGGTGGGTTGGTTAGAGCGGCGTCAGCAGGGCTTTTTGCAAGGAGGGCCAACGACAGAACCCAGACCGAAGCTTCCTGCGATAAGTGCGAATTACAAGGTCGCGGGTGAATACCAAACCTTCCAGATTGCTGAGCGGGACATGATCACAATGATGAAGGAAGGCATTGCGAAGGTTGACTGGGAGAAGGTGAGACAACACGAAGAGGAGATTCTCAAGGGGAAGCTTCATCGGGGACCAGGGCTGAAGATCCCTGATGCTCAATCACCCAGGACCTTCCTCGTCGATATGACCATGGAGTATCCGGAAGACATTACAGATCCGACGTCCAAAACAATCTTGGTGAAGGCAGGCGCTCGTGTCAATCCGTTACAGAAGGTGAAGTGGCCTTATGCGATGATCTTTCTCAATGCCGACAATCAGGATCAGGTGCGTTGGGCTCGACGGTATCTCGATGCACACGATCGGATGTATGTGAAGGTGGCTGTGACCGAAGGGGATATTGCTGAAGCGATGAAGGCGCTTGAACACCGGGTCTATTGGGCCGATACGTATCTGCTGCAACGGTTTGGTGTGGTGGCCGTGCCCAGTGTGGTCAAGCAAGAGGGGGAACGGTTGAAGGTACAGGAGTATGCGTTGCGATGATGACCCAAGCCGTGAATGAACCTAGCTGGTTGATGAATGCACGCTGGTTCGGTGTTCTGAAGCGGGGTGTCCTTAGCGTGATTCTGGTTATTCTCTGCGGTCTGCCTTTCTCGGGGGTAGTGGCTCCAGACACTGCCGAAGCCTTTTGTCAGACGAGCACCAATGTTCTTGCCAGCTCGCTCGCTACGACATGTTGGGAGTGTATGTTTCCCATTAGCATGTCGGGGTTCACGCTCTTTAATGCTGGTGAGGACTATACCGTTCCGGCGGTTGGACCAGGACGAGCCCCGTACTACGGGTCTGTTTTGTGTGGTTGTATTTGCTTCAACGGTGTCTGTATCCCCGGACTTCCCTTCGGCATCTGGGAGCCCAAAAACCTGATTGAAGTGGTGCATGATCCCCTCTGTTTCCCGTCGTTGGGAGTGTCGCTGACGGGTGGATTCACCCATATTGGGCGCGGGTCTGAATCGACCCAGATGGACGATACGGAACTGAATCACTCCTTTTGGAATGTTCATTATATCTCCTATCCCCTTTGGTTTCTGATCGGTATTGGGCTCGATATCGCTTGTCTCAATCCGGGGGGGATCGCGGATGAGATTGATGTCGTGTTCATCTCCGAGATTGATCCGTCCTGGAACGACGACATTCTCAACTTGATGCTGTTTCCCGAGGCGTTGCTCATTGCAAATCCGATTGCGCTCAGTGCATGTGCGGCCGATTCACTCGCTTCGTCCTTAGGATTTCCCATCGATGCCTTGTTTTGGTGTGCAGGGTCACAAGGATTTCTCTATCCTCCGGATGGCAACCATTCAGGTGCTGGTACGGATCTCGGTCCCGCTGCATTGTCGGGATTTCATATGTTGTCCAAGCTCGCGCGCGTAGGTGCGGAGGCGTATACCGCCGGCAATGGAGCTCTGATCTGCGATGACTTTCCGACAGGGCTTATCGTGAAGAGCCAGTACAAGTATCAATTGATCTATCCCATTCCAAATACCGGGACGATAGGACCGTGCTGTCAGCCGGTTGGTCGAACCCTCATGATGTGGGGTCTGAATAAATCCATCCCTGCAGTCGGTGAGGATTATGTGTTCCTACTATGGAAGCTCCAGCGATGTTGCATGCTGTAACCCGTGTCGCCGGGAAGGGGAGGTGAGATGATGCGAGCTAGTTTTGGTAAGGCGGAAGTCGGTTTCCGCATCCTTACCATTTCTGTGGTCTTTCTCCTCCTACAAGTCGTGAGTGTCTTAGCCGAAGTCTTTCCCGGTACGATGGATTACATCGATCATTCACGCGAAGGGTGGTTTTTCTACAAAGACCCTCCGGTACAGATGGACGAGGAGGATGACGATGAAGAGATGCCTCCACAGCTCAAGATGCTTCCTGGAGATATTTGGTCGGACCCTGCCAAGCATCGGCCGTTGCTGAAGAAGCTTCCCATTGATGGGATGAATCTCGAACGGCTGCCGGCGATGTTTCTCAAGGAGCTGGTTGACGCGAAGAAAGAAATGGCCTTAGACCTTCCCACCGTCCCCAATGTGACGGAGTACATTAAAGTTCAGCAGGCCGCATTCGATCGGTCGCAGAGGTTTACGGATGCGTATCAGGTGGCGATGTATACGAATCCACAATTGGATTCATCGACGAAGCATCCGACCTCGACCTACGGGCATCAGATCGAAGCTGAGGTCACGAAACAGCAAGAAGAAGCATTGCTCGCGAGTGCGTCCGAAGAGGCCGGCCTGTTCTTCTTTTTCACGTCGACCTGCCCCTACTGTAAAGAGCAGGCCAAGATCGTCAAGCTCTTTGCCGATCAGTACGATCTGAAGATATTCCCCGTGTCGCTCGATGGTCAAGGTCTTCCTGAGTATCCACGGCCGGTCCGGGACAATGGGATGGCCGATAAGATTGGTGTGCATATGGTCCCGACGATCTATCTCGCGATCCCGCACGACAACTTCTTGAAACCCATTGGCGCTGGGCTGATGACGCTCAACGATTTACGAGAAAGAGTGTTGGTTCTTCTTCAGAAGAAGGACCTACTGCTTCAAGAACAGAAACGCAGTTCCTAACCACACGAGGATGCATGATCGGACGCACTATTTGTATTTGGTTCTGTGTGCTGACGTTACTTCTTCTCCCTGTCTTGTCTGAGGCGCAGAGCCTCGATTCTTCTCTGCAAAACATGTTTACGTCCTGGGGTACTGGGGTCACCACACCTCCGGGGTCATATCAGAGCCAGAGCAAGGGGTACTTTAGCGGGGGCGGCGTCTCCGTTCGTACGTTCCAAAACAGCTTTAACGTGTTTTCAGTTGCTCCCCCACGCCTCAGCGTCGGGTGTCAGGGAATCGACGTGTACTTGGGGGCGTTCTCGTATGGAAAGCTCAGTCGGTACGTGAATCTTTTGACGCAGATTGGAACGAGTGCCGTTCTGGGCTATGCGTTTCAACTT from Nitrospira sp. encodes:
- a CDS encoding S26 family signal peptidase, with product MNADMVVTQPKIQVAGRITRWIDEHPRVFWGMVFVYAAIFTLAAISPWYQIHMRDQESWPFHTVFLIKKGRLPERGELVAFQLREEYVERIEPHAPRTQIPVNTMWMKRVLGMPGDRVDVVENQVVINGQPVASGLGRDRFGVPIYLTSFRGEIPLHQYYVSLPHPRSFDSRYYGMVKESDVIGLAVPLF
- a CDS encoding TraV family lipoprotein; this encodes MMSSRRQVNLLGYESMHQFFFPVVKGLALLLLGTLTACGGGYQSDFSCKGYPDQAICESVSMAYANRFDKPAMVTEKHGGNSSSDHGDSKAAQDLPLPVNGAFAGRAESFLGKPIVTPAKTLQVWIAPWQDAKGRLHEATIVYQVVEGPRFVYGHQFGGKGAAASSYGRSREFIPRNSRMVEPPSTRNRAGGPATASGLSAVQSHEPTGGPTGGAEHPPTMSPLPQGLPQMPVPGGASPYMLEDGPLGLPTMP
- a CDS encoding type-F conjugative transfer system secretin TraK, coding for MESLASQRLVITGDSPQQIVLSSRDLNVLVFPSQVTSAVTSKTDLQADKDGRNVIVRARTGPADLIITAGSLTYVFEITVRPALSAQMINIDDFRGAAMDRDADPIRHAADYQDGLLEVINLVAKGSIPKGYFASTIPQEFYPKWLELKVLNAVEYRGPKYRVTVYVLENIAQTKYTIRQPEFYTGRQKAIALDRQVVEPGERVEILITDDTPPIREKAAPKIDPDSKN
- the trbC gene encoding type-F conjugative transfer system pilin assembly protein TrbC, coding for MMPLHLLVANLVLGLGIVSSWPVLAGQMTPSQTPSEKTHQQIASEIARYSRQHVQQTMPSKTPKEMRKDGVYLLVSFSMPEETLKEYFRQAKQLGARVLIQGLVNNSFKETQTRIMRIYMTAENQPDESTHAGIAIDPVIFRKASVSGVPALVFWSEDHYWMASGAGSVEYLLRVLARHDRQLDSWVGWLERRQQGFLQGGPTTEPRPKLPAISANYKVAGEYQTFQIAERDMITMMKEGIAKVDWEKVRQHEEEILKGKLHRGPGLKIPDAQSPRTFLVDMTMEYPEDITDPTSKTILVKAGARVNPLQKVKWPYAMIFLNADNQDQVRWARRYLDAHDRMYVKVAVTEGDIAEAMKALEHRVYWADTYLLQRFGVVAVPSVVKQEGERLKVQEYALR
- a CDS encoding TrbI/VirB10 family protein; its protein translation is MTTLSGQTGPVLQPGDPIKAEKTTPSSKTLVTAAVVIGFVALAIVLSQFRTPPDAVVATKAPKTISIDTEKVDKEIFLKQAGSRIEALEVENDVLRRTLDLDHKTQDEIRKQISDLSKQIGSVQRSGGVTFAPGDGKGARPSGMPPLPPPLAPGGASVQPAAFPLPKGGVPGALPAGRPGATGVQAGGAVDLPQDGIRVLFKTDPATVKKASEKKLWLNTGAIIPVKLLSGMDAPAKTASGAGAGGASQNSPYPVLMVVRDLMKLPNEVMVDARECFILGEGVGELSSERVQIRGTAISCVKQNGEAVDLDLRGFVNGEDGKLGLRGRVVMKEGALLGRTLLAGFVSGISQAFMPYQQGFVIAQSPNQAFNLPSAGPLAMAGAAGGMGQAARFLARHYSMMAASVFPVIEIDAQREVDFIVGTGRELVDYFL
- a CDS encoding TraE/TraK family type IV conjugative transfer system protein; translated protein: MKIELWKSLLHTRQMLIVFMALIILLLSGALVTNGIFRSHEVLHIVPMQIQQAYSASAMDGDEQYRKAIALSLLPWIANVTPASVEYTHKLFMSYVPPDLYGVMGESLGAEAVYVKKHNLNRVFFPTATRVSGDEIIIQGMERRFVGKTETQEEEREYHIKLRFQDWKPWVVAVRGIHLDRTNNADGKSGESEAGHNG
- a CDS encoding DsbC family protein, producing MSTTKRVGVGLTVAVMVVCEVIAFGQVSQGSERSDVPQMLQSTMEQKFPGMKLRRVAKTEIPSWYLVETESDSPEGLWYVHESGRYVLAGGMFDIQLGRNVTQEYLRERERRVLDSLDLSKTILLQPESPKITKPLLVVDDLDCPVCQKLHPEIKKLVSSGIPVAVLLHPLTTIHPDAYRKSVAVWCSSDRAASLDKALTAQPIENPAQLCQHPVDDILKFGRRLKLHKTPTVFLPSGQRLEGFVSAEQLLSMLQLDASKP
- the traL gene encoding type IV conjugative transfer system protein TraL, which encodes MGTFIPRYMDALPQILWWELDELVILFLSFFLGLITRQLTTLLIVGVISTFILAKLKNGKSDGFIFHLAYWYGVPSFAIKGVPSGAIREFVE
- a CDS encoding TraC family protein — its product is MSTILETRVKQTVERTSLSEWLPYEAYDEKNRVYRMDDGRIGILWASRPILGLDEGRIQKLTNLFESDLPIGTTFQFMLHASPIIEPCLDQHVVLAERGTQSPEHHAAARAKKEFYLHARDTSLIPNPPLKPRDITLYVSITMPVKDINPDGWDEESVYQALDGIEEQLRTMGLLPQRVPPLQFLWLLHVLLNPGHSWNDRPPGYSDEILLRDQAVRLDTVMNVKTKMLELDNKFVKTMTIQSWPLHWHGGRNREFIGSLMKLTDQLICPFFITLNVLKLDQVSEKARFNKKHLVISNQAKGLFLNLIPVFRSKLEHSNAMAVEIENSRQFIGQFFQVAIYADSPRQAQQQADSMKSIYRAMDINLQDDFFIGLKIFLCGLPMALPSDAKLLRDGLRRLKTVHTAVPAHCAPLVGDWKGGGSPVLLYTSRSGQVVSLDLFANQQGNYNFSAIATSGAGKSFWMNDLIENYLQVGGRGWIIDAGYSYVKLCELRKGQYIQYAKQGAKLCFNPFSKLVHWGDGSSAYDDDYADEMERAKDRADEFWSLVAIHAQMVSPSQKLNDVQMALLEEAIQFVLQDEGNSGTPTHVMMRLRESKDDRAQDMALVLQKFSKGGMYEHLFNRVNNINFENDLVVMEMDGLGDQKALGSVLLLSVQMSIQSAMFEKTNKGRRKFLVMDEAWDLLSDGGNCGPFFEKAVRRVRKYGGSIGTITQNIDDYDVKMKEVGMALLGNSDFKLLLKQHPESIESMRRTGKIKLNDFEYSLLESVDRGRGYSEIFAITPFGRGVVRLVVPRQTQLLYTTDPDELHMIAQVRKEHGEDLSITEVIKIMIQEEHRRSGQSARTT
- a CDS encoding TraU family protein, whose protein sequence is MNARWFGVLKRGVLSVILVILCGLPFSGVVAPDTAEAFCQTSTNVLASSLATTCWECMFPISMSGFTLFNAGEDYTVPAVGPGRAPYYGSVLCGCICFNGVCIPGLPFGIWEPKNLIEVVHDPLCFPSLGVSLTGGFTHIGRGSESTQMDDTELNHSFWNVHYISYPLWFLIGIGLDIACLNPGGIADEIDVVFISEIDPSWNDDILNLMLFPEALLIANPIALSACAADSLASSLGFPIDALFWCAGSQGFLYPPDGNHSGAGTDLGPAALSGFHMLSKLARVGAEAYTAGNGALICDDFPTGLIVKSQYKYQLIYPIPNTGTIGPCCQPVGRTLMMWGLNKSIPAVGEDYVFLLWKLQRCCML